Within Aphelocoma coerulescens isolate FSJ_1873_10779 chromosome 1A, UR_Acoe_1.0, whole genome shotgun sequence, the genomic segment TTAATGGGAGATGAAGAGATAAATAAGGGAATTAGGAAAGAAGTTACCACAGCCAcccaggcactgctgggatCTGGAAAATCCCACAGGAATGGGGCCAAAACTGACTCCCAATCCTTGGCAGGAGGGAAAAATGAATCCTTAAGGAAAACTGAAGGGGCTGAGCCTACACCTGAATATCCCAGAGCTGCAAAACGCAGCAGATTCCCATGAAAGTCACGGATAATATGGGaataaaaaaagaccaaaaatggCAGGGTTGTGTCTAAAAATTGACAAAATAAAGAATATCAGTGGCAGCACTGGGAATAACAATAAAGGGAGATTATTCCCTCTGGATAAAACAAATTATGTGGGAACATACAAAGTTTTCCAGCCTTGCCTTATTTAAAACCAACTCGAGCTAAACCCAAACTTTAAAAtcaacttttttcccccccgctCCGCTCAGttaaaacccttaaaaaaaaaaaaaaaaaaaaggcaaaaaaatgacATTACACCGCTCTTAATCAGAGAAATCCCACGAGCTGGGCGGGATTTGATCCCGATTTTTTTTCGGgatggaaggaaaaggagctcTGCTCCTTTAAGCTTGCAGAAAGCTTCTTTATATTCAGGTGGAGTCAAAGCTTCCTGGGCTATAAAGttgcagggagaggcaggggcagcagctgtTTTGCTTAGATCTAAGCCAGGTTCCAGCCTCACCATGGTAAGAGCATGTCTCGTCTCCCATTTCCCAATATTTCCCACTTTTCCGAGGGCTCTGAGCTCCGAATTCCCTTCTTTGCCCTCTCCTTTCTCCCGGGGGATGCTCGTtcggagcagctctgtgggatcGCTCGGTACCTTCTGGGTTATTGATTCAGGCTTTGCTCCTTataagggaaaaatgagggatgTGCTTGGAGCGGCCTCTCGGTGCTTTTCCCTCGGAGTTTGCAGCTCCTGAGGTGGGGTCTGGAAAGTTGGGAAGCTCTTTTCAAAGTTggggtttcatttttttttttggggggggggggggggaggggttgaGTGGGGGATCAGCATATCTCGACTCAACTCCATTACggattaaaatttaaatttttgatcctgctgcccctttccccccaaatttaaCATTCCCAATGTGCTTCAACAAGCACAAcctttaggaatttttttttttgtttggtttttccttaggaatgagCTGCCATGTTGCCTTTGTCTGCTCTAAACTTTTAGAATTAGATATTAAATGGATAAAATCCACCTTTCCTTGTAGTTTTTTTGCATGGAATCCCCGCTCCAAAGAGTTTGCAGCTGGGAAGCTGAAGTGGATTGAGCTGGAGaactaaaaaacaaaataatctgCAATCCTGAGCATTCCTGGCTGATCCCAGCTGAAACTTTTTGGGAAAGAGGATCCCAACTGGCAGCTTTTGGTGGATGCAAAGGAGCAACTTGATGGAAAAATCTGCTGGTTGCAAATGGGAGAAAACTTCAAAGTGGCTCCCAGGGATCCAGCTTTGAACTTTTCCTTTAATCTGTGGAATTCTGGTCTGGCCTGGCTGTAAAAGAGTTAAATATTTACATGGTGTTCCCGATGGGAAAATCAGCTGGACAACAATAGGCTGCCTATAGCCAGAGTCTGTAAAAGGCAGTTCAGCTGGATGCAAATGTTGGAAAGCTGGGagctccaaaaaaccccctctgGAATATATGAGAAGTGAGGGAAAACTTCCAATAAACCGCTGCACTTTTTTCCCTTACGGCAGCTCCcgctttttatttctcatttctgcTTCCCTTTGTTCCCAGTCGCTGAGCTCTGGGCTGCGAATTCCAGTGCTCCCTGTGCAGCAGGTGCTGGGAATGGGGTTttgggagaggagcagctgtCCCGGGGAAGAGCTGGGAAGCGGCTGCGGCGCTGAGCACAGAAAACTGGGATGGGGAACTATTGCAACCACGCTGCTGGGAGAGGGCTGCGCCCGGGGCAGCCCGCATTGCCCACATAGTGCAAATATCAGCAGGAGAGCAAGAATGGGATCCCCGATCCCTGTAGCTCCCGATCCCTGTAGCTCCCGATCCCTGTAGCTCCCGATCCCTGTAGCTCGTGATCCCTGCACCTCCCGATCCCGAGAGCTCCCGATCCCGGCAGCCCTTGATCCCGGCAGCCTCCACACCCCGCAGAactggggggctcagcccacGCTGGGATTTGGGCGGATTTAGGCAGCTCTGGATAAAGGCTTGGTGTCTGTGTGTCCCAGGAATGGTccagccttgccttgccttATCCTGGATGTGTGGTGGCCTTTGGAGTTGCTTGAGGGATGGGAAAATCTTGGCACATCCGTGCTTGGAGGACGAGACGGAGAAGTTGTGTTGAGTCATTTTCATGCCACAAGTGGTTGGTGCCCAGGGATGTCCAGCTGGAGTCTTCTGGAGACTCCCTGGATGGTCGTGCACTTCTCTGGAGATTTGGGATCAGCTGTTCCCACCATCCCAGGATGTTCCCACCACCCCTCTCTAAGCTGGGCTTACCTGTGGAGACCCCAGCTCTGGATGAGATAAGACCTGAGCCAATGGATGCCACAAATAATGGGATCAGCTGCACTCCTTGTCATTCCCAGGTGGGGTCAGCTCCCTTTCCCGGTGATCCCTTGGGAAGCAGCACTGCCCCATGCCGGGCACGGCAATAATTGGGATTCTCGGCTTGGGAGCTGGGACGGGAGGCTCTGTCCTGGCTTTGATCTCGGGGTGCTGGAAGCAGCAGATGCCAATTACCCAGGGAAGCACATCCAGCAGAAGTGCCCAGGGAACCTCCGGGAGACGCCGGTCCCTGCGGCGCTTCCCTGGAGtcccaggctgctggagatGACCTGGATAAATCAGGACTCGGAGCCGCTCCCGGGAGTCAGCCGGGCCTCGTTCTGCCCCGGGGCAATCTCtgttttctccagcctttttccTGCTGTGACTCCAGCTTGGCTCAGGGTTTTCCAAGCTTGGCTTCTCCTTGAGTTTTTTTTCGGGGTCaagagcctggagctgctgttcctGATATCCCATCGGGATGTGGGGGATTGATGGTGGCTCCGAGGAGCCGGTGCTGCTCAGCTGCTTCCTGCCCCAGCATGGAGCCATcagctccttccttcctccttccctgggctgggagagccTTTCCCAGGAATGCCGCCCCGCAGATCCCGGTTTGATCCCGGCTCCAGCTGCCAGCGGTGGGCGGAAGCCGCCTGTTTCCCTCatcatccccagcctggctccaaggagagctgtgggggctggaatccccgatccgcAGGATGTCTAAAACTGCCCGTTTCCCTTTTCCAGAGGGAGTGCATTTCCATCCACATCGGGCAGGCCGGAGTGCAGATGGGCAATGCCTGCTGGGAGCTCTACTGCCTGGAGCACGGCATCCAGGCCGACGGGACCATTCCTGGCTCCAAGCAGGTGAAATCCATGGATCCCAACCCTGAGCAAGTGGATTCCTCGTTCGAGACCTTCTTCTGCGAGACAGCATCTGGCAAACACGTGCCCCGGGCGGTGTTCATAGACTTGGAGCCCACTGTCATTGGTAAAACCAGGATTCTGGGTGTGGTGCCATCATTATCCATGGTTCCCAAGCCTTCTTCCATGGGGTCCTGTTGCTCCCACTCCTCTGCTCTGGTCCAGCCTTTGGAAGCTGATGGAATTTACACTTCCAAAGGGACCAGGAGTGACAAATCCGTGATTGTCACTGAGTTGTCTTTGTTGCTCCCCCCATTTTGGGACCAGGTGGAAAGTGACCTGGATTTATCAGCCTTGGTGGTCCTGGCCTGAATTCCACCATCCCACGGCCAGATGTGGCACAGCTGGTCCTGATGCCATCCACAAAGCACCTTGGGGCAGAGGGGCACCACACATTCCATGGTTTTGTGGGAGCTGGCTCTCCTCTTTGGCCAGCTTGATCCCGGAGATATTTTCCAACCTGATCGATTCTAAAAGATTTCCACTTCTCCTTACAGCTCCCTCGGGGATCTCTGGGTGCTTGACCAAATTGTGGCACCTCAGTTTGAGGTGTCTtcctagaaaataaatttttctttggaaatgaCTCCCAATCCAACCACCTCCTTCTGCCTTCCAGGCTTCTCCTCCTGTCTTTCCATCTGGGATGTGACTCAGTGGCTCTAATGAAAGGATTGCAGACCTTTGTTTGGGTGCTGCTTAATTTTTAGACACCTCATTAAGGTCTTAAATGGAGAACTTAATGAGTGAGCCAGGAGATGATGAAACATGTCCGATATTGGGATGGAGAGGATTTCAAAACCCTCTGGAGCTGGGTCAGGCAGAAATGTCAACACTGGAGGCTTTGTCTGTCTCTGTTCTGTGCTGGAGAGCAGAGGATGGAGGTGGAGCTTCCAGACTCCTCCAGGTGCTTTGGAACGAGCTGCCCGTGGTAACCAATCCCACAAAAACGCTGGAATTGCGGTGTCCTCGCTCGTTAAACCAGATTAATTTAGGATTTCAGGGTAGCTGTGGGGTGAAGATGGACTTACGGTAGGACAAGTTAATTCCTACCCCTTCCATTATTCCCACAATGCTTCCCGAACCACGCCATGACCTCCTGGTGGGCATTCCATGGATTTTGCTCTTGTCACGCTTCACCCAGAACCTTCCTCTGTGTTCTGCTCTCCCtgatttctcctcctccgtgcagaTGAGATCCGGACCGGGACCTACCACGGGCTCTTCCACCCGGAGCAGCTCATCAGTGGCAAGGAAGACGCCGCCAACAACTACGCCCGCGGCCACTACACCATTGGCAAGGAGATCATCGACACCGTGCTCAGCAGGATTCGCAAAATGGTGAGGGGAAAGCACCAGATTTGGGTTTAAAAGAACACATTTTGGACCATACAATTAaagttggggtttggggtagaagtcttaaaataaaaaagtcttaaatgaaaaaaatatctttaGGCGAGGTCTGAgggttgttgctgctgttgggaTTTGGTTTGGGGCTCGGGAAAGGCCCTGGGTTTGTGTGTTTGCCCTAAACCCAGATAATTATCGTTAAAACTGGGCTTAAGGTGCTCAGTGAGTGCTCTGAGCAGAATTTTGTGCTGTATTACTTGGGATGGTTATCCCAGTCCTTACAGGGATAAATGTCCAGTATTGGGATGGTTATCCCAGTCCTTACAGGGATAAATGTCCATTTTCCTGGGCTAGTTTTCCAGTCCTTGGGATAAACATCCAATGTTCTGCTGCAGGCTGACCAGTGCAGCGGACTCCAAGGCTTCCTGGTCTTCCACAGCTTTGGAGGAGGCACCGGCTCCGGCTTCACCTCGCTCCTCATGGAGCGCCTCTCCGTGGAGTACAGCAAGAAATCCAAGCTGGAATTCTCGGTGTACCCGGCCCCGCAGGTCTCCACAGCCGTGGTGGAGCCCTACAACTCCATCCTCACCACCCACACCACGCTGGAGCACTCGGACTGCTCCTTCATGGTGGACAACGAGGCCATCTACGACATCTGCCACCGCAACCTGGACATCGAGCGCCCCACCTACACCAACCTCAACCGCCTCATCGGGCAGATCGTGTCCTCCGTCACCGCCTCGCTGAGGTTCAACGGGGCCCTCAACGTCGACCTGATCGAATTCCAGACCAACCTGGTGCCGTACCCGCGCATCCACTTCCCGCTCACCACCTACGCCCCCATCATCTCGGCGGAGAAGGCCTACCACGAGCAGCTCTCCGTGCCGGAGATCACCAACGCCTGCTTCGAGTTCTCCAACCAGATGGTCAAGTGCGACCCTCGCCGGGGCAAGTACATGGCGTGCTGCCTGCTGTACCGCGGCGACGTCGTCCCCAAGGACGTCAACGCCGCCATCGCCGCCATCAAGACGCGCCGCTCCATCCAGTTCGTGGACTGGTGTCCCACCGGTTTCAAGGTGGGCATCAACTACCAGCCGCCCACGGTGGTGCCCGGGGGGGACCTGGCCAAGGTGCAGCGCGCCGTGTGCATGCTGAGCAACACCACGGCCATCGCCGAGGCCTGGGCCCGCCTGGACCACAAGTTTGACCTGATGTACGCCAAGAGGGCCTTCGTGCACTGGTACGTGGGGGAGGGCATGGAGGAGGGGGAGTTCTCCGAGGCCAGGGAGGACCTGGCGGCCCTGGAGAAGGATTATGAGGAGGTCGGAAGGGACTCGGCAGATGGAGAGGAGGATGAGGGTGATGAGGATGAGTATTGACAAACTGCGGCCTGGCCTTGACCTCAGCTGGAATCCAAACCTTCTGTGCCAAGGTCCCGAGGGCCTGGAGGTGCCGAAGGATCGGCCTGGACCTCGATGCCACTGTTTGATGTATTAAACCTTCCCTGCTTGCATagtttgggctcccagagctcctcTGTAGCCTGGGTGCCTTGAGCTTTATCCCACTGCTGTTTATTGATGAGTGAAGCTGAATAGGGCCTGACTTAAGCCTGACATCCTGCCTAGCCAGGAGATCCCGGTTCCTAATCCAGGGAACGTTGCAAGCTGCCTGCTTTGGCTGGAATGGCAAACTCTCGCTCTGGCTTTTCCTTGTAAAAGCACTTCTGGATTAGAAACGCGCCTGTAACCTTCTGTGCACCTGGCTTTTTGTATATgaataaagacttttttttccttggctctGAATTCCTTGGATTCAGCCAGCGTGGGTGTGTGGGGAGGTTCCTGCTCCCAGGTGTCCTGAGAAGAAGAGCAAATGCTGATAAGGGTGTGCTGTGAGAGCCATCAGCCCTGATTGTTGTTGTGAGGGAAGTGTCCTATATCCTGTGGGAATTCCTGCCTGGAGCTGGATgctgctctgcttccctcccagagcaggcagggaattccctggctGGGATCAGGGAATCACTTGGAGTAGTGGGGAGCACTTTGTGGTGGGGTTTGGCCTCCTCACCACCTTTGGCAAGGCTCAGGCGTTGCCTGGTGCTTGGGGATTTGGGAAATATTCCCCAAATGCTGCGTGGGGAGGGCCAGCCAGGAATGGGGAGAGGGTCCTGTGTCAGATACTTTGGAGCAGGAGGTGGAAGGATCCCAGAAGCTCTTTGGTGGCCCTACAAGGCCAGGGTTGGTGACAGCAGGACCAGGGTGGAGGTGGCCCCCCAGGAAGGCCCAGGTCCCTTGAGCCAccccaaagctcctgttcctgACTGGCCCCTGAGGAATTTCCAGGTCCAGCCAGgaatggggagagggaaagggaggttGCTGTGTCTGATATTTTGGAGCAGGAGGTGGAAGGATCCCAGAAGCTCTTTGGTGGCCCTGAAATTCCAGGGGTGGTGACAGCAGGACCAGGTTGGAGGTGGCCCCCCAGGAAGGTCCAGGT encodes:
- the TUBAL3 gene encoding tubulin alpha chain-like 3; this translates as MRECISIHIGQAGVQMGNACWELYCLEHGIQADGTIPGSKQVKSMDPNPEQVDSSFETFFCETASGKHVPRAVFIDLEPTVIDEIRTGTYHGLFHPEQLISGKEDAANNYARGHYTIGKEIIDTVLSRIRKMADQCSGLQGFLVFHSFGGGTGSGFTSLLMERLSVEYSKKSKLEFSVYPAPQVSTAVVEPYNSILTTHTTLEHSDCSFMVDNEAIYDICHRNLDIERPTYTNLNRLIGQIVSSVTASLRFNGALNVDLIEFQTNLVPYPRIHFPLTTYAPIISAEKAYHEQLSVPEITNACFEFSNQMVKCDPRRGKYMACCLLYRGDVVPKDVNAAIAAIKTRRSIQFVDWCPTGFKVGINYQPPTVVPGGDLAKVQRAVCMLSNTTAIAEAWARLDHKFDLMYAKRAFVHWYVGEGMEEGEFSEAREDLAALEKDYEEVGRDSADGEEDEGDEDEY